In Pseudoalteromonas sp. MM1, a single window of DNA contains:
- a CDS encoding ATP-NAD kinase family protein produces MQFKLGLIINPVAGLGGSVALKGSDGENTAAKAIELGAQAKANSRTQAALEVLVPYKEQLTIYTVNGDMGEKTARALGFNVEVIYTASEVTSSDDTEASAKLLKNLGVDLVLFAGGDGTARNICHAIEDTIPVLGIPAGCKIHSGVYAITPRAAGRVVEMLVKGELVTLADADVMDIDEEAFRQGTVKAKRYGEMQIPSEVRYVQAVKNGGKETDELVLADIAAHVVSEMDEDTYYIMGSGSTVEAIMQEMGLDNTLLGVDLIKDQILVAQDLTAKQLLDSTHGHVTKLVITLIGGQGHIFGRGNQQLSPELIRAIGKDNIIVVATKTKLHALNGRPLICDTGDSALDDELTGYIKVTTGYNDHIMYAVGYENQEK; encoded by the coding sequence ATGCAGTTTAAGTTAGGCTTAATTATTAACCCTGTTGCAGGACTTGGTGGCAGTGTTGCTTTAAAAGGCAGTGATGGCGAAAACACGGCTGCAAAGGCAATTGAGCTGGGTGCGCAAGCCAAAGCTAACAGCCGCACACAGGCAGCCCTAGAAGTGCTTGTACCCTATAAAGAGCAGTTAACAATTTATACTGTAAATGGCGATATGGGCGAAAAAACAGCACGCGCATTAGGCTTTAATGTTGAAGTAATTTATACCGCTAGTGAAGTTACAAGTAGCGATGATACAGAAGCAAGCGCTAAATTACTTAAAAATTTAGGCGTCGATTTAGTGCTGTTTGCTGGTGGCGATGGTACAGCGCGCAATATTTGTCATGCCATAGAAGATACTATACCAGTGCTGGGTATACCTGCTGGCTGTAAAATTCACTCTGGCGTGTATGCAATTACACCTAGAGCAGCTGGCCGCGTAGTCGAAATGCTAGTAAAAGGCGAGCTAGTGACGCTTGCAGATGCCGATGTCATGGATATTGACGAAGAGGCGTTTAGACAAGGCACCGTAAAAGCTAAGCGCTACGGCGAAATGCAAATACCAAGCGAAGTACGTTATGTACAAGCCGTTAAAAATGGCGGCAAAGAAACAGATGAACTTGTGCTTGCCGATATTGCAGCGCATGTGGTGAGTGAAATGGATGAAGACACTTATTACATTATGGGTAGTGGCTCAACTGTTGAAGCCATAATGCAAGAAATGGGGCTGGATAATACTTTATTGGGCGTAGATTTAATTAAAGATCAAATCTTAGTTGCGCAAGATTTAACTGCCAAGCAGTTGCTTGATAGTACGCATGGGCATGTGACTAAATTAGTTATTACATTAATAGGCGGGCAAGGCCATATTTTTGGTCGAGGGAATCAGCAGCTAAGCCCTGAGCTTATTCGTGCTATTGGTAAAGACAATATTATCGTAGTGGCAACTAAAACCAAATTACACGCGTTGAACGGGCGTCCGCTTATTTGTGACACTGGCGACAGCGCTTTAGATGATGAATTAACAGGTTACATTAAAGTAACCACCGGCTATAACGACCATATTATGTATGCTGTCGGTTATGAAAACCAGGAGAAGTAA
- the prmB gene encoding 50S ribosomal protein L3 N(5)-glutamine methyltransferase, with protein sequence MSDLQIEEATLDEAVAELSTLHDWLRWTTSQFASSGIFFGHGTDNAWDEAVSLLLPALSLPIDAPKELMHARLTSTEKNRLAGLIAERINDCTPVPYLTSIAWFAGMPFYVDERVLIPRSPFAELITNKFSPWLEQPQSVNRILDLCTGSACIAIALAQAFETAQVDAVDISYEALEVADININDYMLSDRVLPIQSDVFSGVPGQKYDLIVANPPYVDAEDMADLPREFHHEPELGLASGHDGLDVTRTILEHASNHLTDNGLLFVEVGNSMVHMDALYPGAPFEWVEFEQGGLGVFVISKAQLDTYFAK encoded by the coding sequence ATGAGTGATTTACAAATAGAAGAAGCAACACTTGATGAAGCTGTTGCAGAACTGTCAACGTTACATGACTGGTTACGCTGGACTACAAGCCAATTTGCAAGTAGTGGAATATTTTTTGGACATGGCACAGATAACGCGTGGGATGAAGCCGTTAGCTTATTACTTCCTGCACTAAGTTTACCTATTGATGCCCCTAAAGAGTTAATGCATGCGCGGTTAACAAGTACAGAAAAAAACCGCTTAGCAGGGTTAATCGCAGAACGTATAAACGACTGCACGCCGGTTCCTTATTTAACAAGCATTGCTTGGTTTGCCGGCATGCCATTTTATGTTGATGAGCGTGTGCTTATTCCGCGTTCGCCGTTTGCAGAACTTATTACTAATAAGTTTTCACCGTGGCTTGAGCAGCCGCAAAGCGTTAACCGTATTTTAGATTTATGCACAGGCTCTGCGTGTATTGCTATTGCACTTGCTCAGGCATTTGAAACTGCGCAAGTTGATGCGGTTGATATATCGTATGAAGCGCTTGAAGTAGCAGATATAAATATAAACGACTATATGCTAAGTGACCGCGTACTACCTATTCAGTCAGATGTATTTAGTGGAGTGCCAGGGCAAAAGTATGACCTAATAGTAGCCAACCCACCGTATGTTGATGCTGAGGACATGGCTGATTTACCACGAGAATTTCATCATGAGCCTGAGCTTGGTTTAGCGTCTGGGCATGATGGCTTAGACGTTACACGTACTATTTTAGAGCATGCGAGCAATCATCTAACTGATAACGGTTTGTTATTTGTAGAAGTTGGTAACTCTATGGTACATATGGATGCTTTGTATCCGGGCGCACCATTTGAGTGGGTTGAGTTTGAGCAAGGCGGCTTAGGTGTATTTGTAATAAGCAAAGCGCAGCTTGATACGTATTTTGCAAAATAA
- a CDS encoding YfcL family protein, producing the protein MSLVNYIDAAQQYFDDLVIKATDDELFAGGYLRGHYDLAVGYAEVEELTISIDELNETVEQSLVKAYRNGELNEEDKTLVVRLWEEVKALA; encoded by the coding sequence ATGAGTTTAGTGAATTATATTGATGCTGCGCAGCAATACTTTGATGATTTAGTAATTAAAGCAACAGATGATGAGCTGTTCGCTGGTGGTTATTTGCGCGGACATTACGACCTTGCAGTAGGCTATGCAGAAGTAGAAGAGCTAACAATCTCTATTGACGAACTCAACGAAACCGTGGAGCAAAGCTTAGTAAAAGCATACCGCAATGGCGAGCTAAACGAAGAAGATAAAACCTTGGTTGTTAGGCTTTGGGAAGAAGTGAAAGCCCTCGCTTAA
- a CDS encoding RidA family protein, translated as MSIERLETGARMSRIVKHNGTVYLCGQVCSDAEQNITEQTQTMLDKVETLLEQAGSSKKHMLSATIYVKSMEYFADMNAVWDAWVPEGYAPARACVEAKMARDALLVEISVVAALK; from the coding sequence ATGAGTATAGAACGCCTTGAAACGGGTGCGCGTATGAGCCGTATAGTTAAACATAATGGAACCGTTTATTTATGCGGACAAGTATGCAGCGATGCAGAACAAAACATTACAGAGCAAACGCAAACGATGCTCGACAAAGTAGAGACACTACTTGAGCAGGCAGGGAGTTCTAAAAAGCATATGTTAAGCGCAACTATTTATGTTAAAAGCATGGAGTATTTTGCCGATATGAATGCGGTATGGGATGCATGGGTGCCAGAAGGTTATGCGCCGGCACGCGCCTGTGTTGAAGCTAAAATGGCGCGCGATGCGCTTTTGGTTGAAATTTCGGTAGTGGCCGCACTTAAATAA
- the aroC gene encoding chorismate synthase gives MAGNSIGQLFKVSTFGESHGVALGGVVDGTPAGLEITEADLQIDLDRRKPGQSRYTTQRREDDQIKILSGVFEGKTTGTSIGLLIENTDQRSKDYGKIKDVFRPGHGDYTYWHKYGLRDYRGGGRSSARETAIRVAAGAIAKKYLKQFHGIEVKACLSQLGPIKAESYDWDEVENNLFFFPDATKLEALDEYMRDLKKQGDSVGAKVKVVASNVPVGLGEPVFDRLDAEIAHSLMSINAVKGVEIGDGFDVVEQKGSEHRDELTPDGFTSNHAGGVLAGISTGQDIIASIALKPTSSITIPGKSINTENEAVEMITKGRHDPCVGIRAIPIAEAMMAITLMDHLLRQRGQNPHVNHKHGPIKGSV, from the coding sequence ATGGCAGGTAATAGCATAGGGCAGTTGTTTAAAGTGTCCACCTTTGGTGAGAGCCACGGCGTTGCCCTAGGCGGTGTTGTAGATGGTACTCCCGCAGGCCTTGAGATCACAGAGGCTGACTTACAAATTGATTTAGACCGTCGTAAACCTGGGCAAAGCCGCTATACAACGCAGCGCCGAGAAGACGATCAAATAAAAATTCTTTCAGGCGTTTTTGAAGGCAAAACCACAGGCACCAGCATTGGTTTACTTATCGAAAATACCGATCAACGCTCAAAAGACTACGGTAAAATTAAAGATGTGTTTCGCCCAGGTCATGGCGATTACACTTACTGGCACAAATACGGTCTGCGCGATTATCGCGGCGGTGGTCGCTCTTCTGCGCGTGAAACTGCAATTCGTGTAGCGGCAGGCGCAATTGCTAAAAAATACTTAAAGCAGTTTCATGGTATAGAAGTAAAAGCATGCCTAAGCCAACTTGGGCCAATAAAAGCCGAAAGTTACGATTGGGATGAAGTTGAAAACAACTTATTCTTTTTTCCTGATGCAACTAAGCTAGAAGCGCTTGATGAGTACATGAGAGACCTTAAAAAACAAGGCGACTCAGTGGGCGCAAAAGTAAAAGTGGTGGCTAGCAACGTACCGGTAGGATTAGGCGAGCCTGTATTTGATAGGCTAGATGCTGAGATTGCGCATTCACTAATGAGCATTAACGCCGTTAAAGGTGTAGAAATTGGCGATGGCTTTGATGTAGTAGAGCAAAAAGGCTCAGAGCATCGTGATGAGTTAACTCCAGATGGCTTTACTTCAAACCACGCGGGTGGCGTACTTGCTGGTATTTCTACAGGGCAAGATATTATTGCCTCTATTGCGCTTAAACCAACATCAAGTATTACTATTCCAGGTAAAAGCATTAATACTGAAAACGAAGCGGTAGAGATGATCACCAAAGGTCGTCACGATCCGTGCGTTGGTATTCGTGCAATCCCAATTGCTGAGGCAATGATGGCCATTACCTTAATGGATCACTTACTGCGCCAGCGCGGACAAAACCCACATGTTAACCACAAACATGGGCCAATTAAAGGCTCTGTTTAG
- a CDS encoding AEC family transporter — MQIFSIIFPLIFIVALGYTCCYFKFFNQQHIAGLSKFTFYVSLPAFLMLNMSQINLHQSISIEAFLSFYIPVLVVFALGILIDRYYLTKQESAGNYQQHSVFGLAGSYSNMVLVGIPIVIASLGKDMIAIAFMIITFHSTLLFALTYLIGAKGNADDFSWAKFAKNMIFNPIVLSIGCGLLLNVSGITLYTNLANALALLASPAIACALFVLGANLVFYKVAATWQPALIASLLKILILPAVVCVAATWVFELDTQIRNVLVLLSASPVGVNAYLIASQLNTHQVTLAGTVVLSTVLSVVSFSFWLAVLL; from the coding sequence GTGCAAATTTTTTCGATTATTTTTCCCTTAATTTTTATTGTCGCACTGGGCTACACCTGTTGTTATTTTAAATTTTTTAATCAGCAGCATATTGCCGGCTTAAGTAAATTTACTTTTTATGTAAGTTTACCCGCTTTTTTAATGCTCAATATGTCGCAAATAAATTTGCATCAAAGTATTAGTATCGAAGCATTTTTAAGCTTTTATATTCCCGTATTAGTAGTATTTGCTTTGGGCATACTTATCGATAGGTACTATTTAACTAAACAAGAAAGTGCTGGAAATTATCAACAGCATAGTGTGTTTGGCCTTGCTGGTAGTTATTCAAATATGGTGTTAGTGGGTATACCTATTGTTATTGCTTCACTTGGCAAAGACATGATTGCTATCGCTTTTATGATCATCACATTTCATAGCACGTTGCTTTTTGCATTAACCTATTTAATAGGTGCAAAAGGAAATGCGGATGATTTTTCGTGGGCAAAATTTGCTAAAAACATGATTTTTAACCCTATTGTATTGAGTATTGGCTGTGGATTGCTTTTAAATGTGTCGGGAATTACATTATATACAAATTTAGCCAACGCCTTAGCGCTACTCGCCAGCCCTGCTATTGCATGTGCTTTATTTGTGTTAGGCGCTAATTTGGTATTTTATAAGGTGGCTGCAACTTGGCAGCCAGCGCTTATCGCTTCCTTGTTAAAAATACTGATTTTGCCTGCGGTTGTGTGTGTAGCAGCTACGTGGGTGTTTGAGCTAGATACGCAAATTCGTAACGTACTGGTATTACTGAGCGCCTCGCCTGTTGGCGTTAATGCGTATTTAATTGCAAGCCAGTTAAATACGCATCAAGTTACATTAGCTGGTACAGTCGTGCTTTCAACGGTACTTAGTGTAGTAAGCTTTTCGTTTTGGCTGGCTGTGCTTTTATAA
- the smrB gene encoding endonuclease SmrB encodes MKKDISSQSSLSNDDIDLFRQTITGAKVFKQDTHRFDTKPKVSQAKQFAQQKKQVESEFFFSDEYIPDIDTNSTINYVQNGHDSFLAKQLRRGDFAPDLTLDLHGLNKERAKDELAGLIHECKRQHYYCACIVHGIGERVLKHKVPQYLVQHPDVIAMHQAPLEYGGRGAVLILIDLPQSDEFRR; translated from the coding sequence ATGAAAAAAGACATCTCATCACAATCGTCCCTAAGCAATGACGACATTGACCTTTTTCGCCAAACAATTACAGGCGCTAAGGTGTTTAAACAAGATACCCATAGGTTTGATACAAAACCTAAGGTGTCACAAGCGAAGCAATTTGCCCAGCAAAAAAAACAGGTTGAGTCTGAATTTTTCTTTTCTGACGAATATATCCCCGATATAGACACAAATAGCACCATTAACTATGTGCAAAATGGCCACGACTCTTTTTTAGCAAAACAGTTACGACGCGGCGACTTTGCGCCCGATTTAACTCTCGACCTGCACGGGCTAAATAAAGAACGTGCAAAAGATGAACTCGCGGGGCTTATTCACGAGTGCAAAAGACAGCATTATTACTGCGCGTGCATAGTGCACGGCATTGGCGAGCGTGTTTTAAAACACAAAGTACCGCAGTATTTGGTGCAACACCCCGATGTAATAGCCATGCATCAAGCACCGCTAGAATACGGCGGACGCGGTGCCGTGCTAATTTTAATTGATTTACCACAAAGTGATGAGTTTAGACGCTAA
- the sixA gene encoding phosphohistidine phosphatase SixA, whose translation MKTILIMRHGEATPMQANDAARNLTPKGHAEAEKMGLWLHKHFSVDALLVSPYSRAQQTAKEVEKNNVFKFSETCSDIIPEGKPQIAADYLETLIAMHPQCNTWLVVAHMPIVSYIVDQLSPGNMPIFNTAAVAVIQYDETSQRSEYVNINAPANI comes from the coding sequence ATGAAAACAATCTTAATTATGCGCCACGGCGAAGCGACACCGATGCAAGCTAATGACGCAGCAAGAAACCTAACACCGAAAGGCCATGCAGAAGCAGAAAAAATGGGCTTATGGCTACACAAACACTTTTCTGTAGATGCGTTATTGGTAAGTCCTTACTCGCGCGCACAGCAAACAGCTAAAGAAGTTGAAAAAAACAATGTATTTAAATTTAGTGAAACCTGTAGCGACATAATCCCCGAGGGGAAGCCACAAATAGCAGCTGATTATTTAGAAACACTTATTGCCATGCATCCTCAGTGCAATACGTGGTTGGTGGTCGCTCATATGCCCATAGTGAGTTATATAGTAGATCAGCTCAGCCCAGGTAATATGCCTATTTTTAATACCGCAGCGGTTGCTGTCATTCAGTATGATGAAACCTCGCAGCGCAGTGAATATGTAAATATTAACGCGCCTGCCAACATATAG
- a CDS encoding elongation factor P hydroxylase, whose protein sequence is MHHIADLISIFDSVFYQSHNTRLVKGDDEPVYLPANNTHGFNQIVFAHGFYASALHEIAHWLVAGNKRRELEDYGYWYCPDGRDKHQQAEFESVEIKPQAIEWLLSTAAGFDFNVSVDNLNGEQTCRFDFQARVHQQVLILLEQGVNARTQALLKALSDFYKTPWPLTAQQFNWHHPQELQNAV, encoded by the coding sequence ATGCATCATATTGCCGATCTTATATCTATTTTCGATAGTGTTTTTTATCAAAGCCATAACACTCGCTTAGTAAAAGGCGATGATGAGCCTGTTTATCTACCTGCCAATAATACCCATGGGTTTAATCAAATTGTATTTGCTCACGGCTTTTATGCCAGTGCCCTACATGAAATAGCGCATTGGTTAGTGGCTGGAAACAAACGCAGAGAGCTTGAAGATTATGGATACTGGTACTGCCCAGATGGGCGAGATAAACACCAACAAGCTGAATTTGAAAGCGTAGAAATAAAGCCACAAGCAATAGAGTGGCTGCTCAGCACTGCTGCTGGCTTTGATTTTAATGTGTCGGTAGATAATTTGAACGGCGAGCAAACTTGTCGGTTTGACTTTCAAGCGCGAGTACACCAGCAGGTATTAATATTATTAGAGCAGGGAGTTAACGCACGTACCCAAGCATTATTAAAAGCGTTAAGTGATTTTTATAAAACACCGTGGCCGTTAACTGCTCAGCAATTTAATTGGCATCACCCTCAGGAGTTACAAAATGCAGTTTAA
- a CDS encoding glutathione S-transferase family protein: protein MQLFIGNKNYSSWSLRAWYLMSKFDVPFDETQLVLDTSDFYDELKQHFHVQKVPALIDGDLQVWDSLAICEYINDAYLSGAAWPKYITQRAKARALSAEMHSGFMALRNEMPMNIRATRKVTLSNEVLKDIARIDEIFAQQQDVFPNTWFFGDFSIADAMYAPIVLRLKTYQIALSEQAQQYCDFVMRCPVLQTWITQALTETDIVECDEAGVEV from the coding sequence ATGCAATTATTTATCGGTAATAAAAATTATTCTAGCTGGTCATTACGCGCATGGTATTTAATGAGTAAATTTGATGTCCCGTTTGACGAAACCCAGCTTGTGCTCGACACCAGTGACTTTTACGACGAACTAAAACAACACTTTCACGTTCAAAAAGTGCCGGCGTTAATTGATGGTGATCTGCAAGTGTGGGACTCGCTCGCAATCTGCGAATATATTAACGATGCTTATTTATCTGGTGCAGCATGGCCAAAATACATTACCCAAAGAGCTAAAGCACGCGCGTTAAGCGCTGAAATGCATTCAGGCTTTATGGCACTTCGTAATGAAATGCCAATGAACATACGAGCAACCCGTAAAGTAACGCTCTCAAACGAAGTACTAAAAGACATCGCTCGCATAGACGAGATATTTGCACAGCAACAAGATGTGTTTCCCAATACATGGTTTTTTGGCGACTTTAGTATTGCCGATGCGATGTACGCTCCTATTGTACTGCGCTTAAAAACCTATCAAATTGCGCTATCAGAACAGGCGCAGCAATATTGTGATTTTGTAATGCGCTGCCCCGTATTGCAAACATGGATTACGCAAGCACTAACTGAAACAGATATAGTTGAGTGTGATGAGGCGGGGGTAGAGGTATAA
- a CDS encoding insulinase family protein translates to MNISRNDNRAYRAITLDNGLKVLLVQDKDSTKAAASMAVNAGHFDDPLDRQGLAHFLEHMLFLGTDQYPDSGSFNNFVSQSGGNTNAWTGTEHTCYYFDINNQAIEKALAQFSRFFIAPLLNPAETEKERNAIEAEFKLKIKDDGRRIYQAHKETVNPAHPFAKFSVGNLHTLADRERCISDELRDFFNKYYQAQWMTLVICANEPLDTLAQWTHRYFSGINGHKGALKAPIEEPLYRAQDIGKVLHIEPHKHMQKLIISFAMPNIDDFYRHKTVSFIAHLLGYEGAGSLYSILKEQGWINALSAGGGINGSNFKDFNISMALTDEGIEYFEDIIEIVFEYICLINNNTDKLPRLYQDKKNLLQIAFDNQEKSRLIDWVSNLSINMQHYDEANYVQGDYLMEGFNKATHEMAMQWLTPHNMRLVLIHPGVEAEHSTAWYNTPYKVEAISPHWLESLAHINKPLSTMLLPTANPYLTKEVVLYEVEKPQTKPLLLVKEPGFDFWFKQDNTFRVAKGHFYLAMDSHFAVKDVKHMALTRLFSDLFMDSVGEQFYPAELAGLSYHLTSHQGGLTLHTAGLSTSQLELVEQLLDALFNVDICARRFAEYKKQLVRHWRNSNQNKPVSKLFSVLGAKIMPWNPQPNELATALKNTCFQQFNEFRADFFKALHVESFLHGNWQQTDAKVFHKKVAEHLKNATAIEDLTRPLHEIDQVTRCELELPCSDNAMVIYYQAQSAEVDEKVKLMALNHIINQDYFNELRTTQQLGYLVGTGYAPFNTRAGIAFYIQSPKFEAHTLLHRHNHFVSQFIVNLDALDETTWQQHKQGLATHIAEKDKNLRLRSQRFWLAIGNKDHDFHMQKRLLEALRALSLKEMKSYAIATFSKDRPRYELLSSAKVNKSQKLPLCSQSL, encoded by the coding sequence TTGAATATCAGCCGCAATGATAACAGAGCATACCGCGCCATTACACTCGACAATGGGCTAAAAGTATTATTAGTGCAAGATAAAGATTCAACTAAAGCCGCTGCTTCGATGGCGGTTAACGCTGGCCATTTTGATGACCCCCTTGACAGGCAAGGCCTTGCACACTTTTTAGAGCATATGCTTTTTTTAGGGACCGACCAATACCCTGATTCTGGAAGCTTTAATAATTTTGTATCTCAATCGGGCGGCAATACCAACGCGTGGACCGGTACTGAGCACACGTGTTATTACTTTGATATTAATAATCAAGCCATTGAAAAAGCCCTTGCGCAATTTAGCCGCTTTTTTATTGCCCCATTATTAAACCCAGCGGAGACCGAAAAAGAGCGCAATGCCATAGAGGCTGAGTTTAAATTAAAAATAAAAGATGATGGGCGTCGTATTTATCAGGCTCATAAAGAAACCGTTAACCCAGCTCACCCTTTTGCTAAATTTTCGGTGGGTAATTTACATACCCTCGCCGATAGAGAGCGCTGCATAAGTGACGAGTTAAGAGATTTTTTTAATAAGTACTATCAAGCACAGTGGATGACCCTCGTAATTTGTGCCAACGAACCGCTTGATACGCTCGCCCAGTGGACGCATCGTTATTTTAGCGGCATTAATGGCCATAAAGGCGCACTTAAAGCCCCTATTGAGGAGCCATTGTATCGCGCGCAAGATATTGGCAAAGTACTGCACATTGAACCGCACAAGCACATGCAAAAACTTATTATTAGTTTTGCTATGCCAAATATCGATGACTTTTATCGCCACAAAACCGTCAGCTTTATAGCCCACCTACTCGGCTACGAAGGCGCAGGCTCGTTGTACTCTATTTTAAAAGAGCAAGGGTGGATTAACGCACTTTCTGCCGGCGGCGGAATAAATGGCAGCAACTTTAAAGATTTCAACATTAGCATGGCGCTTACCGATGAAGGCATTGAATACTTTGAAGATATAATAGAAATTGTGTTTGAGTATATTTGCCTAATCAATAACAACACCGATAAATTGCCACGCCTATACCAAGATAAAAAAAACCTGTTACAAATTGCGTTTGATAACCAAGAAAAATCGCGCTTAATTGATTGGGTAAGTAACCTAAGCATTAATATGCAGCACTACGACGAAGCTAACTATGTGCAAGGCGATTACTTAATGGAAGGCTTTAATAAAGCCACTCATGAAATGGCGATGCAATGGCTTACCCCACATAATATGCGCTTGGTACTTATTCATCCAGGTGTAGAGGCAGAGCACAGCACTGCGTGGTACAACACCCCCTACAAAGTTGAGGCAATTTCGCCGCATTGGCTGGAGTCGCTTGCGCATATAAATAAACCGCTGAGTACTATGCTGCTTCCTACAGCAAACCCCTATTTAACAAAAGAAGTGGTGTTATACGAAGTCGAAAAACCACAAACCAAGCCCTTACTGTTAGTTAAAGAGCCTGGGTTTGACTTTTGGTTTAAACAAGACAACACCTTTAGGGTAGCCAAAGGGCACTTTTATTTAGCAATGGACTCGCACTTTGCGGTAAAAGATGTAAAGCACATGGCGTTAACTCGCCTTTTTAGTGACTTATTTATGGACAGTGTTGGCGAGCAGTTTTACCCCGCAGAATTGGCAGGTTTGAGTTATCATTTAACCTCACACCAAGGCGGGCTTACGTTGCACACAGCGGGGCTATCGACTAGTCAGCTAGAGTTGGTGGAGCAATTACTTGATGCATTGTTTAATGTTGATATTTGTGCACGCCGCTTTGCCGAGTACAAAAAGCAACTGGTAAGGCACTGGCGCAACAGCAACCAAAATAAACCCGTGAGTAAATTGTTTAGCGTATTGGGTGCCAAAATAATGCCATGGAATCCACAACCCAACGAATTAGCCACTGCACTTAAAAACACCTGTTTTCAGCAGTTTAACGAATTTAGAGCCGATTTTTTTAAAGCCTTACATGTTGAGTCGTTTTTACACGGTAATTGGCAACAAACAGACGCAAAAGTGTTTCATAAAAAAGTGGCTGAGCATTTAAAAAATGCCACGGCTATTGAGGATTTAACACGCCCATTGCACGAGATAGACCAAGTGACTCGCTGCGAACTTGAACTGCCATGCAGTGATAACGCCATGGTAATTTACTACCAAGCACAAAGTGCAGAAGTGGATGAAAAAGTTAAATTAATGGCCCTTAATCATATAATCAACCAAGACTATTTTAACGAACTAAGAACCACACAACAGCTAGGTTACTTGGTTGGCACGGGCTATGCGCCATTTAATACCCGAGCCGGCATTGCTTTTTATATTCAATCGCCAAAATTTGAAGCTCACACCCTGCTGCACAGGCATAATCATTTTGTAAGCCAGTTTATTGTTAACCTAGACGCCCTAGACGAAACAACATGGCAG
- a CDS encoding DUF4112 domain-containing protein, translated as MNDNKHNNTHLKTQAAIARLDRFSQLTDSSIGIPFTKFNIGLEAVIGLIPVIGDAAGLILSSYVLVEAQRLGVSKRIKTKMIINMLIDFVGGLVPFFGDIFDAFFKANTRNTRLLKKHLNAQLAN; from the coding sequence ATGAACGATAATAAGCACAATAACACACACCTTAAAACCCAAGCTGCTATAGCACGATTAGATCGTTTTAGTCAGTTAACAGACAGCAGTATTGGCATTCCTTTTACTAAATTTAACATAGGGCTAGAGGCGGTGATTGGTTTAATTCCCGTTATAGGTGATGCGGCAGGGCTCATTTTATCAAGCTATGTACTAGTAGAGGCGCAGCGTTTAGGTGTAAGTAAACGTATAAAAACGAAGATGATCATCAATATGCTGATTGACTTTGTAGGCGGCTTAGTTCCATTTTTTGGCGATATATTTGATGCATTTTTTAAAGCTAACACCCGCAATACCCGTTTATTAAAAAAACATTTAAATGCGCAGTTAGCTAATTGA